One stretch of Carassius gibelio isolate Cgi1373 ecotype wild population from Czech Republic chromosome B1, carGib1.2-hapl.c, whole genome shotgun sequence DNA includes these proteins:
- the LOC127948657 gene encoding rho GTPase-activating protein 7 isoform X2, with amino-acid sequence MHTAALHAEPDMENGLSRERQPRERGEGGRESRTEREQDKMSRSMRLLLLQKRSLSEHFRYSTYRALDLFNRNTRDQRLTEIEAKEACTWLRAAGFPQYAQLYEDGQFPIEISSVTRDHDFLDQDAIEALCRRLNTLNKCALMRLEITPQRKRSEDSDEDEPCAISGRWTFQRDSKRWSRLDQLDLDVFSPPAGDIGSFAPFLSPDDCFARGTLLKERVNASAESILTDLSEQPEVGSLHSAGSGGRGGSLSTTVQSGPATTISNANTATTTRASSVASVCSSGTSGANEDSLSDGLPSPLECSTFAFDVKPSLISNGAEKSTRSRAKSFLKRMESLRLRTSSNAASKRKKKGIAGQGRLEISGPVLKEGLDEDKLRRFNCVDIATLDRNANQNPSITYSTQTSSGSAGSSQSEASSGSAVSTPSPVSRARSHSTAAGSTKRGGMYLEGFDPFNFIVLQPSEGQEGKQNHQTQSKRMGPSSTAVNNRRNRQSSDNRRMEEEKSQEEEGGVIFFYLPEGHKPGTFPKALADGRSIRGGDNISRRPPRRGSAASLDSRLSVYDNVPFSEVGDDEDEAEGEEESKLEDVLERVSAWSETATGEEEEYEEEGDSDSALDSASPCPSSPLQNHLEETENGSDQDSTGNPLAERDETLSSRERCDSGVGASLSRANRPQKLRWPSFQSSHRPSLLSTVLQVGCQSVLQMNLLQKYSLLKLTALLERYTPTNKHGFSWAVPKFMKRIKVRDYKYSSVFGVPLQVIVQRSGQPLPQSIQQAMRYLRSQCLDQVGLFRKSGVKSRIQALRQMNESCGAGGGGVNYEGQSAYDVADMLKQYFRDLPEPLLTSKLSDTFLQIYQYVPKEQRLQAVRAAVLLLPDENREALQTLLCFLSDVTASVSENQMTCTNLAVCLAPSLFHLNTLRRESSSPRVMNRKNTLGKPDQRDLNENLAATHGLAHMIQECRKLFLIPEEMSRCRNSYVEQGLSPMRMEVLVEDCGSCSYQSLLKDSTDALLKDAKDKFKGYDSCSTPENAELAYKKVQDGSSLRQWKVCVDVPASAEDTLQRILREQERWDEDLLECRIVETLEHNMEVYQYVRNSMPPHPPRDHVVLRSWVTDLPKGVCALVCVSVDHESAAVLGVRANVLTSRYYIEPCGPNKSRLTHISRIDCRGRCPEWYNKLYGHLCAAEVVRIRDSFTCLDK; translated from the exons AAATTGAAGCGAAGGAGGCATGTACATGGCTGAGGGCTGCAGGTTTTCCACAGTATGCTCAGCTTTATGAAG ACGGTCAGTTCCCGATTGAGATTTCCTCAGTTACCCGAGATCATGACTTCTTAGATCAAGATGCCATAGAAGCCTTGTGCAG GAGACTGAACACCCTAAACAAGTGTGCTCTTATGAGATTAGAGATCACCCCTCAAAGAAAAAGA AGTGAAGACTCTGATGAGGATGAGCCATGTGCTATAAGTGGCCGTTGGACTTTCCAGCGGGACAGCAAGCGTTGGTCTCGCCTGGACCAGTTGGACCTGGATGTATTCTCCCCTCCAGCTGGAGACATTGGCTCCTTCGCTCCCTTCCTATCCCCAGATGATTGTTTTGCCAGAGGAACCCTTCTAAAGGAACGAGTTAATGCTAGTGCAGAGAGCATCTTAACAGATCTTAGTGAGCAGCCAGAGGTGGGCTCTCTGCACAGTGCTGGTAGTGGAGGTCGAGGAGGATCCCTGAGTACCACTGTACAATCCGGCCCTGCTACAACCATTTCCAATGCTAACACAGCCACCACGACCAGGGCGAGCTCAGTTGCTAGTGTTTGCTCCTCCGGAACATCAGGTGCCAATGAAGACTCCCTGTCTGATGGGCTTCCATCACCGCTGGAATGCAGCACCTTTGCATTCGATGTAAAACCAAGCTTGATAAGCAACGGTGCTGAAAAAAGCACACGTTCAAGAGCGAAGAGTTTCCTGAAGCGCATGGAAAGCTTGCGGTTACGCACCAGTAGCAATGCAGCCTCCAAGCGTAAAAAAAAGGGTATAGCTGGGCAAGGTAGGCTGGAGATCAGTGGGCCTGTGCTGAAAGAGGGTCTTGATGAAGACAAACTGCGACGTTTCAACTGTGTGGACATTGCAACTTTGGATCGCAATGCAAACCAAAACCCAAGCATCACCTATTCAACGCAGACAAGTAGTGGGAGTGCAGGGAGTAGCCAATCCGAAGCCAGCAGTGGGAGTGCTGTAAGTACTCCCAGTCCAGTCTCAAGAGCACGTAGTCACAGCACCGCAGCAGGGTCTACCAAGAGAGGTGGGATGTACCTGGAAGGCTTTGACCCATTTAATTTCATTGTGCTGCAACCTTCAGAAGGCCAAGAAGggaagcagaatcaccaaacccAAAGTAAGAGGATGGGGCCCAGCTCAACTGCAGTGAACAATCGACGCAACCGTCAGAGTTCAGATAACAGACGTATGGAGGAAGAAAAGAGTCAAGAAGAGGAAGGAGGTGTGATCTTCTTTTATTTGCCTGAAGGCCACAAGCCTGGCACTTTTCCGAAAGCACTTGCGGACGGGAGATCCATTCGTGGTGGGGACAACATAAGTCGGCGCCCACCCCGGAGGGGCTCTGCTGCCTCACTAGACAGTCGATTGAGTGTCTATGATAACGTTCCTTTCTCAGAAGTAGGAGATGATGAGGATGAAGCAGAAGGAGAAGAGGAGTCAAAACTTGAGGACGTTTTGGAGCGAGTCAGTGCCTGGTCAGAAACAGCAACTGGGGAAGAAGAAGAGTATGAAGAGGAAGGGGATTCAGATTCAGCCCTTGATTCTGCATCTCCTTGTCCATCATCCCCACTGCAGAACCACTTAGAAGAGACAGAGAATGGCAGTGACCAGGACAGCACTGGAAACCCATTAGCAGAAAGGGATGAGACACTTTCCTCACGTGAAAGATGCGACTCTGGTGTGGGAGCATCACTTTCACGAGCCAACAG ACCTCAGAAACTGCGCTGGCCAAGTTTCCAGAGCTCCCACAGGCCAAGTCTGTTGTCAACAGTACTACAAGTTGGATGTCAGTCAGTTCTGCAGATGaacctccttcagaaatacagcctGCTCAAACTTACCGCTCTACTGGAGAGATACACACCCACCAACAAGCATGGCTTCAGCTG GGCTGTTCCTAAGTTTATGAAGAGGATCAAGGTTCGAGACTATAAGTACAGTAGTGTGTTTGGCGTTCCACTGCAGGTAATAGTTCAAAGGAGCGGACAACCCCTGCCTCAGAGTATTCAGCAAGCCATGCGTTACCTACGGAGCCAATGCCTCGACCAG GTTGGGCTATTTAGGAAATCAGGGGTGAAGTCACGTATCCAAGCCCTTCGCCAAATGAACGAGTCATGTGGCGCGGGTGGGGGCGGAGTCAACTACGAGGGCCAATCAGCTTATGATGTGGCCGACATGCTAAAGCAGTATTTCCGAGACCTTCCAGAGCCTCTGCTTACCAGCAAACTCTCTGATACCTTTCTGCAGATATATCAAT ATGTTCCCAAAGAGCAGCGTTTGCAGGCGGTGAGGGCTGCCGTATTGCTGTTACCAGACGAGAACCGCGAAGCCCTTCAGACTTTGCTGTGCTTCCTGAGTGATGTAACGGCCAGCGTGAGTGAGAACCAGATGACCTGCACTAACTTGGCCGTGTGTTTGGCCCCCTCTCTCTTCCACCTAAACACACTGCGGAGAGAGAGCTCCTCaccaag GGTCATGAACAGAAAGAACACTTTGGGAAAACCAGACCAAAGGGACTTGAATGAGAACCTGGCAGCCACACACGGCTTGGCCCATATGATACAGGAGTGCAGAAAACTCTTCCTG ATTCCAGAGGAAATGTCACGCTGTAGGAACTCTTATGTGGAGCAGGGCTTGAGTCCCATGCGGATGGAGGTGTTGGTGGAAGACTGCGGTTCTTGTAGTTACCAAAGTCTCCTCAAAGACAGTACTGATGCCCTTCTTAAAGACGCCAAGGACAAATTCAAGGGTTACGACAGCTGCTCAACTCCTGAAAACGCCGAGCTTGCATATAAAAAG GTTCAGGATGGGTCATCTCTGCGGCAGTGGAAAGTGTGCGTGGACGTGCCTGCATCAGCTGAGGACACACTGCAGCGGATTCTACGGGAGCAGGAACGCTGGGATGAGGATCTGTTAGAGTGCAGAATCGTGGAGACACTGGAACATAACATGGAAGTCTATCAGTATGTCAGGAACTCTATGCCGCCCCATCCGCCAAGAGACCATGTGGTGCTCAG GTCGTGGGTGACAGACTTGCCCAAGGGAGTGTGTGCTTtggtgtgtgtgtcagtggatcACGAGAGTGCAGCGGTTCTGGGTGTTCGTGCTAATGTTCTGACCTCTCGCTATTACATAGAACCCTGCGGACCCAACAAGAGCCGCCTCACGCACATTTCCAGAATAGACTGCAG GGGGCGTTGCCCTGAATGGTACAATAAGCTGTATGGTCACCTGTGTGCTGCAGAAGTGGTGCGGATACGAGACTCCTTTACCTGCCtggacaaataa
- the LOC127948657 gene encoding rho GTPase-activating protein 7 isoform X3 gives MIITQIEAKEACTWLRAAGFPQYAQLYEDGQFPIEISSVTRDHDFLDQDAIEALCRRLNTLNKCALMRLEITPQRKRSEDSDEDEPCAISGRWTFQRDSKRWSRLDQLDLDVFSPPAGDIGSFAPFLSPDDCFARGTLLKERVNASAESILTDLSEQPEVGSLHSAGSGGRGGSLSTTVQSGPATTISNANTATTTRASSVASVCSSGTSGANEDSLSDGLPSPLECSTFAFDVKPSLISNGAEKSTRSRAKSFLKRMESLRLRTSSNAASKRKKKGIAGQGRLEISGPVLKEGLDEDKLRRFNCVDIATLDRNANQNPSITYSTQTSSGSAGSSQSEASSGSAVSTPSPVSRARSHSTAAGSTKRGGMYLEGFDPFNFIVLQPSEGQEGKQNHQTQSKRMGPSSTAVNNRRNRQSSDNRRMEEEKSQEEEGGVIFFYLPEGHKPGTFPKALADGRSIRGGDNISRRPPRRGSAASLDSRLSVYDNVPFSEVGDDEDEAEGEEESKLEDVLERVSAWSETATGEEEEYEEEGDSDSALDSASPCPSSPLQNHLEETENGSDQDSTGNPLAERDETLSSRERCDSGVGASLSRANRPQKLRWPSFQSSHRPSLLSTVLQVGCQSVLQMNLLQKYSLLKLTALLERYTPTNKHGFSWAVPKFMKRIKVRDYKYSSVFGVPLQVIVQRSGQPLPQSIQQAMRYLRSQCLDQVGLFRKSGVKSRIQALRQMNESCGAGGGGVNYEGQSAYDVADMLKQYFRDLPEPLLTSKLSDTFLQIYQYVPKEQRLQAVRAAVLLLPDENREALQTLLCFLSDVTASVSENQMTCTNLAVCLAPSLFHLNTLRRESSSPRVMNRKNTLGKPDQRDLNENLAATHGLAHMIQECRKLFLIPEEMSRCRNSYVEQGLSPMRMEVLVEDCGSCSYQSLLKDSTDALLKDAKDKFKGYDSCSTPENAELAYKKVQDGSSLRQWKVCVDVPASAEDTLQRILREQERWDEDLLECRIVETLEHNMEVYQYVRNSMPPHPPRDHVVLRSWVTDLPKGVCALVCVSVDHESAAVLGVRANVLTSRYYIEPCGPNKSRLTHISRIDCRGRCPEWYNKLYGHLCAAEVVRIRDSFTCLDK, from the exons ATGATCATAACCC AAATTGAAGCGAAGGAGGCATGTACATGGCTGAGGGCTGCAGGTTTTCCACAGTATGCTCAGCTTTATGAAG ACGGTCAGTTCCCGATTGAGATTTCCTCAGTTACCCGAGATCATGACTTCTTAGATCAAGATGCCATAGAAGCCTTGTGCAG GAGACTGAACACCCTAAACAAGTGTGCTCTTATGAGATTAGAGATCACCCCTCAAAGAAAAAGA AGTGAAGACTCTGATGAGGATGAGCCATGTGCTATAAGTGGCCGTTGGACTTTCCAGCGGGACAGCAAGCGTTGGTCTCGCCTGGACCAGTTGGACCTGGATGTATTCTCCCCTCCAGCTGGAGACATTGGCTCCTTCGCTCCCTTCCTATCCCCAGATGATTGTTTTGCCAGAGGAACCCTTCTAAAGGAACGAGTTAATGCTAGTGCAGAGAGCATCTTAACAGATCTTAGTGAGCAGCCAGAGGTGGGCTCTCTGCACAGTGCTGGTAGTGGAGGTCGAGGAGGATCCCTGAGTACCACTGTACAATCCGGCCCTGCTACAACCATTTCCAATGCTAACACAGCCACCACGACCAGGGCGAGCTCAGTTGCTAGTGTTTGCTCCTCCGGAACATCAGGTGCCAATGAAGACTCCCTGTCTGATGGGCTTCCATCACCGCTGGAATGCAGCACCTTTGCATTCGATGTAAAACCAAGCTTGATAAGCAACGGTGCTGAAAAAAGCACACGTTCAAGAGCGAAGAGTTTCCTGAAGCGCATGGAAAGCTTGCGGTTACGCACCAGTAGCAATGCAGCCTCCAAGCGTAAAAAAAAGGGTATAGCTGGGCAAGGTAGGCTGGAGATCAGTGGGCCTGTGCTGAAAGAGGGTCTTGATGAAGACAAACTGCGACGTTTCAACTGTGTGGACATTGCAACTTTGGATCGCAATGCAAACCAAAACCCAAGCATCACCTATTCAACGCAGACAAGTAGTGGGAGTGCAGGGAGTAGCCAATCCGAAGCCAGCAGTGGGAGTGCTGTAAGTACTCCCAGTCCAGTCTCAAGAGCACGTAGTCACAGCACCGCAGCAGGGTCTACCAAGAGAGGTGGGATGTACCTGGAAGGCTTTGACCCATTTAATTTCATTGTGCTGCAACCTTCAGAAGGCCAAGAAGggaagcagaatcaccaaacccAAAGTAAGAGGATGGGGCCCAGCTCAACTGCAGTGAACAATCGACGCAACCGTCAGAGTTCAGATAACAGACGTATGGAGGAAGAAAAGAGTCAAGAAGAGGAAGGAGGTGTGATCTTCTTTTATTTGCCTGAAGGCCACAAGCCTGGCACTTTTCCGAAAGCACTTGCGGACGGGAGATCCATTCGTGGTGGGGACAACATAAGTCGGCGCCCACCCCGGAGGGGCTCTGCTGCCTCACTAGACAGTCGATTGAGTGTCTATGATAACGTTCCTTTCTCAGAAGTAGGAGATGATGAGGATGAAGCAGAAGGAGAAGAGGAGTCAAAACTTGAGGACGTTTTGGAGCGAGTCAGTGCCTGGTCAGAAACAGCAACTGGGGAAGAAGAAGAGTATGAAGAGGAAGGGGATTCAGATTCAGCCCTTGATTCTGCATCTCCTTGTCCATCATCCCCACTGCAGAACCACTTAGAAGAGACAGAGAATGGCAGTGACCAGGACAGCACTGGAAACCCATTAGCAGAAAGGGATGAGACACTTTCCTCACGTGAAAGATGCGACTCTGGTGTGGGAGCATCACTTTCACGAGCCAACAG ACCTCAGAAACTGCGCTGGCCAAGTTTCCAGAGCTCCCACAGGCCAAGTCTGTTGTCAACAGTACTACAAGTTGGATGTCAGTCAGTTCTGCAGATGaacctccttcagaaatacagcctGCTCAAACTTACCGCTCTACTGGAGAGATACACACCCACCAACAAGCATGGCTTCAGCTG GGCTGTTCCTAAGTTTATGAAGAGGATCAAGGTTCGAGACTATAAGTACAGTAGTGTGTTTGGCGTTCCACTGCAGGTAATAGTTCAAAGGAGCGGACAACCCCTGCCTCAGAGTATTCAGCAAGCCATGCGTTACCTACGGAGCCAATGCCTCGACCAG GTTGGGCTATTTAGGAAATCAGGGGTGAAGTCACGTATCCAAGCCCTTCGCCAAATGAACGAGTCATGTGGCGCGGGTGGGGGCGGAGTCAACTACGAGGGCCAATCAGCTTATGATGTGGCCGACATGCTAAAGCAGTATTTCCGAGACCTTCCAGAGCCTCTGCTTACCAGCAAACTCTCTGATACCTTTCTGCAGATATATCAAT ATGTTCCCAAAGAGCAGCGTTTGCAGGCGGTGAGGGCTGCCGTATTGCTGTTACCAGACGAGAACCGCGAAGCCCTTCAGACTTTGCTGTGCTTCCTGAGTGATGTAACGGCCAGCGTGAGTGAGAACCAGATGACCTGCACTAACTTGGCCGTGTGTTTGGCCCCCTCTCTCTTCCACCTAAACACACTGCGGAGAGAGAGCTCCTCaccaag GGTCATGAACAGAAAGAACACTTTGGGAAAACCAGACCAAAGGGACTTGAATGAGAACCTGGCAGCCACACACGGCTTGGCCCATATGATACAGGAGTGCAGAAAACTCTTCCTG ATTCCAGAGGAAATGTCACGCTGTAGGAACTCTTATGTGGAGCAGGGCTTGAGTCCCATGCGGATGGAGGTGTTGGTGGAAGACTGCGGTTCTTGTAGTTACCAAAGTCTCCTCAAAGACAGTACTGATGCCCTTCTTAAAGACGCCAAGGACAAATTCAAGGGTTACGACAGCTGCTCAACTCCTGAAAACGCCGAGCTTGCATATAAAAAG GTTCAGGATGGGTCATCTCTGCGGCAGTGGAAAGTGTGCGTGGACGTGCCTGCATCAGCTGAGGACACACTGCAGCGGATTCTACGGGAGCAGGAACGCTGGGATGAGGATCTGTTAGAGTGCAGAATCGTGGAGACACTGGAACATAACATGGAAGTCTATCAGTATGTCAGGAACTCTATGCCGCCCCATCCGCCAAGAGACCATGTGGTGCTCAG GTCGTGGGTGACAGACTTGCCCAAGGGAGTGTGTGCTTtggtgtgtgtgtcagtggatcACGAGAGTGCAGCGGTTCTGGGTGTTCGTGCTAATGTTCTGACCTCTCGCTATTACATAGAACCCTGCGGACCCAACAAGAGCCGCCTCACGCACATTTCCAGAATAGACTGCAG GGGGCGTTGCCCTGAATGGTACAATAAGCTGTATGGTCACCTGTGTGCTGCAGAAGTGGTGCGGATACGAGACTCCTTTACCTGCCtggacaaataa
- the LOC127949331 gene encoding phosphatidylinositol 4-kinase type 2-beta-like — MMAECDPTDGEPEKRDGDLTLTPETNFLSSEVPAVLFEKTRPAPSLGLSLNPGAAVRISNSTESVLTELEADGSGEETLLLPGPAGNLSPRAGREKRTRRNRHSSSSENLASPGNSSGEFNHFPEDPEFAEIIQRAEQAIENGVFPERISQGSSGSYFVKDPKGKIIGVFKPKSEEPYGHLNPKWTKYFHKVCCPCCFGRGCLIPNQGYLSEAAASLVDQKLGLGIVPKTKVVNLASETFHYSAIDRAKSRGKKYALEKVPKVGRRFHRVGLPPKVGSFQLFVEGYHEADYWLRKFEAEPLPENMRKQLQSQFERLVVLDYVIRNTDRGNDNWLIKYEKLGDGEQTEKESEWTDPKDSAIQIAAIDNGLAFPFKHPDEWRAYPFHWAWLPQAKVAFSQETRDLVLSRISDMNFVQDLCEDLYEMFKTDKGFDKTMFEKQMSVMRGQILNLTQALKDGKSPIQLVQMPRVVVERSRGGGQGRVVQLGNAFTQTFHCKRPFFTSW, encoded by the exons ATGATGGCAGAATGCGATCCCACCGACGGCGAGCCGGAGAAACGCGACGGAGATTTAACATTAACACCGGAGACGAACTTTCTCTCGTCGGAGGTGCCAGCGGTGTTATTTGAGAAGACCCGGCCGGCGCCGTCTCTAGGACTCTCGCTGAACCCCGGGGCAGCGGTCCGGATCTCGAACTCGACGGAAAGCGTGCTGACGGAGCTGGAAGCCGACGGGTCCGGGGAAGAGACTCTACTGTTACCGGGACCTGCCGGAAATCTCTCACCTCGGGCTGGAAGAGAGAAAAGGACGCGGAGAAACCGACACAGCTCATCATCTGAAAATCTGGCATCCCCAG GTAATAGCAGTGGAGAATTCAACCATTTCCCAGAAGACCCAGAGTTTGCCGAAATTATCCAGAGGGCTGAGCAGGCAATAGAAAACGGCGTCTTTCCCGAACGCATCTCACAAGGATCCAGTGGAAGCTACTTTGTCAAAGATCCCAAAGGA AAAATCATTGGGGTATTTAAACCAAAATCAGAGGAGCCTTACGGTCATTTAAACCCTAAATGGACCAAATATTTTCATAAAGTCTGCTGCCCGTGCTGTTTTGGCCGTGGTTGCCTCATTCCTAACCAGGGCTACCTCTCTGAGGCAGCTGCCTCGCTCGTTGACCAAAAACTGGGCTTGGGGATTGTACCCAAAACTAAG GTTGTGAATTTGGCCAGCGAGACTTTTCACTACAGCGCAATTGACCGTGCCAAATCTCGTGGTAAGAAATATGCACTGGAGAAAGTCCCCAAAGTTGGACGACGGTTTCACAGAGTTGGTCTTCCTCCAAAG GTGGGCTCATTTCAGTTGTTTGTGGAGGGCTATCATGAAGCAGACTACTGGCTGAGGAAGTTCGAGGCAGAACCTCTTCCAGAGAACATGAGGAAGCAGCTTCAGTCTCAGTTTGAGAGGCTGGTGGTGCTGGATTATGTCATCAGAAACACAG ACAGAGGGAATGATAACTGGTTGATCAAGTATGAGAAGCTGGGCGATGGAGAGCAGACAGAGAAG GAATCTGAATGGACTGACCCAAAAGACTCGGCCATACAGATTGCAGCTATAGATAATGGTTTGGCCTTCCCTTTTAAACACCCCGATGAGTGGAGAGCAT ATCCGTTCCACTGGGCATGGTTGCCTCAGGCCAAAGTGGCGTTTTCGCAGGAAACGAGAGACCTTGTGCTTTCACGCATTTCTGACATGAACTTTGTACAGGACCTCTGTGAGGACCTTTATGAGATGTTCAAG ACGGATAAAGGGTTTGACAAAACCATGTTTGAGAAGCAGATGTCCGTTATGAGAGGACAG ATCTTAAACCTGACCCAGGCTTTGAAAGACGGGAAGAGCCCCATACAGTTAGTGCAGATGCCTCGTGTGGTGGTGGAGAGGAGCCGTGGAGGAGGCCAGGGTCGTGTGGTCCAACTGGGCAATGCATTTACCCAGACCTTTCACTGCAAGAGACCCTTTTTCACATCCTGGTAA